One Curtobacterium sp. MCLR17_007 DNA window includes the following coding sequences:
- a CDS encoding DUF58 domain-containing protein, which produces MAISGRFVALLAVGIVPTVLFGSGWGALAWVGLVLVAGAVDVLLAADLGTVRVERRMPRLARRDTTTDGTLVLANDGQRALRAVVRDMWEPSAGHTPLRMHLDVPAGERRTARMRFAPFRRGRRRTAGVAVRAFGPLGLAARQRVLDAPAELVVTPPFRSRRHLPSRLARLRELDGETTLQLRGHGTEFDSLRDYVRGDDVRSIDWRATARRQDLVVRTWRPERDRRVVVVVDAGRAGAGRVGDEPRQDTAIEAALLVGALAAAAGDRVDLVVMDDRVRGRVHGATRVDVVQRFGETLALAEPGLAATDWAAVPAIVDAVTTQRSLVVLATSLDSVGASGDLLAVLPALARRHAVVVTAVEDPAVGAMATGDTGADRGDRTTGLPSAAGRDVHRRAAAARTLLDADGAADVARRIGVEVVRGTPEQVPPSVADAYLRAKATGRL; this is translated from the coding sequence GTGGCCATCTCGGGGCGGTTCGTCGCGCTGCTCGCCGTCGGGATCGTCCCCACGGTGCTGTTCGGCAGCGGATGGGGCGCGCTGGCGTGGGTCGGCCTCGTGCTCGTGGCGGGCGCGGTCGACGTCCTGCTGGCCGCCGACCTCGGCACCGTCCGCGTGGAGCGACGGATGCCCCGCCTGGCACGGCGCGACACGACGACGGACGGCACGCTCGTGCTCGCCAACGACGGGCAGCGGGCACTGCGCGCCGTGGTCCGCGACATGTGGGAGCCCTCCGCGGGCCACACGCCGCTCCGGATGCACCTGGACGTCCCCGCCGGTGAGCGACGGACCGCACGGATGCGCTTCGCCCCGTTCCGGCGTGGCCGTCGGCGCACCGCGGGTGTCGCCGTGCGGGCCTTCGGGCCACTCGGCCTGGCCGCCCGCCAACGTGTGCTCGACGCGCCCGCCGAACTGGTCGTCACGCCGCCGTTCCGGTCGCGGCGGCACCTGCCCTCGCGCCTGGCGCGGCTGCGCGAGCTCGACGGCGAGACCACGTTGCAGCTGCGCGGGCACGGTACCGAGTTCGACTCGCTCCGGGACTACGTGCGCGGGGACGACGTCCGGTCGATCGACTGGCGGGCGACGGCACGCCGCCAGGACCTCGTCGTGCGGACCTGGCGCCCGGAGCGGGACCGGCGGGTGGTGGTCGTGGTCGATGCCGGACGCGCCGGTGCCGGCCGGGTCGGGGACGAGCCCCGGCAGGACACCGCCATCGAGGCGGCGCTGCTCGTGGGTGCGCTCGCCGCCGCCGCCGGCGATCGGGTGGACCTGGTCGTGATGGACGACCGGGTGCGTGGCCGGGTGCACGGCGCCACCCGGGTGGACGTCGTCCAGCGGTTCGGCGAGACCCTTGCGCTCGCGGAGCCCGGGCTCGCCGCCACGGACTGGGCCGCGGTGCCGGCGATCGTCGACGCCGTCACGACACAGCGTTCGCTCGTCGTGCTCGCCACGAGCCTGGACTCCGTCGGTGCCTCCGGTGACCTGCTCGCGGTGCTGCCGGCACTCGCCCGGCGCCACGCGGTCGTGGTGACGGCCGTCGAGGACCCGGCCGTCGGCGCGATGGCGACCGGCGACACAGGTGCCGACCGCGGCGACCGCACCACGGGCCTCCCGTCGGCCGCCGGTCGCGACGTCCACCGGCGGGCTGCGGCGGCCCGCACCCTGCTCGACGCCGACGGCGCTGCGGACGTCGCTCGACGCATCGGCGTCGAGGTCGTGCGCGGCACTCCGGAACAGGTGCCGCCGTCGGTCGCCGACGCCTACCTGCGCGCCAAGGCGACCGGGAGGCTCTGA
- a CDS encoding RDD family protein codes for MPKRSTPRDLTDARFVRTLDDAGDELVVGEAVALDVLPAGIVLRLAAALLDGLCLVALYVMLLIGLARVWPRGLDDAWQAAAQIASLVVVLVLVPAAVETVTRGKSVGRYAFGTRVVRLDGGAVSFRHAFTRALVALLELWGTFGSLALLVALFGSRPRRLGDLLAGTVVQHERLPRTRDPVVLLPPTLTGWASVADVRVLPQRLENRLGAFFRGAATVQPALREATARALASEVAAYAHPVPPVPAEDFLAGVVALRRGRDRRAFEARARVLADAGAAATARPPGFPR; via the coding sequence ATGCCGAAGCGATCGACGCCCCGTGACCTGACGGATGCGCGGTTCGTCCGGACGCTCGACGACGCCGGTGACGAACTCGTCGTGGGCGAGGCCGTCGCGCTCGACGTGCTGCCCGCCGGCATCGTGCTCCGCCTGGCGGCCGCGCTGCTCGACGGGCTCTGCCTGGTCGCGCTGTACGTCATGCTGCTCATCGGGCTCGCGCGGGTCTGGCCCCGCGGACTCGACGACGCCTGGCAGGCCGCTGCGCAGATCGCGTCACTGGTCGTCGTGCTCGTCCTCGTGCCCGCCGCGGTCGAGACCGTCACGCGCGGCAAGAGCGTTGGCCGGTACGCCTTCGGCACGCGGGTCGTCCGGCTCGACGGCGGCGCGGTGTCGTTCCGGCACGCCTTCACCCGCGCCCTGGTCGCCCTGCTCGAGCTCTGGGGCACGTTCGGCTCGCTGGCGTTGCTCGTGGCGCTGTTCGGCTCGCGGCCGCGGCGGCTCGGGGACCTGCTCGCCGGCACGGTCGTGCAGCACGAACGGCTCCCCCGTACCCGCGACCCGGTCGTGCTCCTCCCGCCGACGCTGACGGGCTGGGCGTCCGTCGCCGACGTCCGGGTACTGCCCCAGCGGCTCGAGAACCGCCTCGGGGCGTTCTTCCGCGGGGCGGCGACGGTGCAGCCCGCACTGCGCGAGGCCACGGCGCGCGCCCTGGCGTCCGAGGTGGCCGCGTACGCCCACCCCGTGCCGCCGGTTCCGGCCGAGGACTTCCTGGCCGGGGTCGTCGCGCTCCGCCGGGGCCGCGACCGTCGGGCGTTCGAGGCCCGTGCGCGGGTGCTCGCCGACGCCGGCGCGGCGGCGACGGCGCGGCCGCCGGGCTTCCCGCGCTGA
- the mtrA gene encoding MtrAB system response regulator MtrA, giving the protein MTPRILVVDDDQALAEMIGIVLRSEGYEPEFSADGNDAVDAFHATKPDLVLLDVMLPGIDGIEVCRRIRAESGTPIIMLTARGDTSDVVAGLENGADDYVVKPFNPKELVARIRTRLRPAASDATVLHVGDLTVDVPGHEVRRGDAVIALTPLEFDLLRALAEKPNQVFTREMLLEQVWGYHYKADTRLVNVHVQRLRAKIEHDPDAPRIVTTVRGVGYRAGGA; this is encoded by the coding sequence ATGACACCGCGCATCCTCGTCGTCGACGACGACCAGGCCCTCGCCGAGATGATCGGCATCGTCCTCCGTTCCGAGGGCTACGAGCCGGAGTTCAGCGCCGACGGCAACGACGCGGTCGACGCCTTCCACGCGACCAAGCCCGACCTGGTCCTGCTCGACGTGATGCTGCCCGGCATCGACGGCATCGAGGTCTGCCGCCGCATCCGTGCCGAGAGCGGGACGCCGATCATCATGCTCACCGCCAGGGGCGACACGTCCGACGTCGTCGCCGGGCTCGAGAACGGCGCCGACGACTACGTCGTGAAGCCCTTCAACCCGAAGGAGCTCGTCGCCCGCATCCGCACCCGGCTGCGTCCGGCGGCCTCGGACGCCACCGTGCTGCACGTGGGGGACCTCACCGTCGACGTCCCCGGGCACGAGGTCCGCCGCGGCGACGCCGTCATCGCGCTCACCCCGCTCGAGTTCGACCTGCTGCGTGCCCTCGCCGAGAAGCCCAACCAGGTCTTCACGCGCGAGATGCTGCTCGAACAGGTCTGGGGCTACCACTACAAGGCGGACACCCGACTGGTGAACGTGCACGTCCAGCGCCTCCGCGCGAAGATCGAGCACGACCCGGACGCCCCGCGCATCGTGACCACCGTCCGCGGCGTCGGCTACCGCGCCGGGGGAGCCTGA
- the mtrB gene encoding MtrAB system histidine kinase MtrB, producing the protein MRRRLRHWARRGWRGFAFLWRRSLMVRSVAITVATTGLAVAVIGTAVMLSISSNVYAQRRDQIEAESARATNVAQGIFDAATAAEDNNQSELETLQNEAQRAILSNTTSPGGTSIAIERSPDQSTPQTLQNRASQEFPDAVITDALRREVGKNTGRLHLQAVRLDDGGRREPGIVVGSTLQVPSAGQYELYLVYDLSDAQQTLDFVSQTLSIGGVALIVLIALVTSLVVRLVVVPIRGAAETSRKIAAGRLDERIPVRGQDDVATLARSFNGMADAVSRQITQLAELSRVQQRFVSDVSHELRTPLTTIRLAGDVLYDARHAFEPAISRSAELMHDQIERFELLLSDLLEISRYDAQAVELETELVVPAALTTDIVDEFRPLAERAGVELRLATPGGHTTMRLDARRIRRILRNLVGNAIEHGDAKPVHVVVDSDARTVAIAVRDHGVGMPPEDTTRVFDRFWRADPSRKRTIGGTGLGLAISLGDAKLHGGRIDVWSRPGEGSAFVLTVPRQGQEPTATSAIRLPELDEPYDGPREDSSR; encoded by the coding sequence GTGCGCCGACGACTCCGACACTGGGCCAGACGGGGGTGGCGCGGGTTCGCGTTCCTGTGGCGGCGCTCCCTGATGGTCCGGTCCGTGGCGATCACCGTCGCCACGACCGGGCTCGCGGTTGCCGTCATCGGCACCGCGGTCATGCTGAGCATCTCGAGCAACGTCTACGCACAGCGGCGTGATCAGATCGAGGCCGAGTCCGCACGGGCCACGAACGTCGCGCAAGGGATCTTCGACGCCGCCACCGCGGCCGAGGACAACAACCAGTCCGAACTCGAGACGCTGCAGAACGAGGCGCAGCGCGCCATCCTGTCGAACACGACCAGCCCGGGCGGGACGAGCATCGCCATCGAGCGGTCCCCGGACCAGTCCACACCGCAGACGCTGCAGAACCGGGCGAGCCAGGAGTTCCCGGACGCCGTCATCACCGACGCGCTCCGGAGAGAAGTGGGCAAGAACACCGGCCGACTGCACCTGCAGGCCGTCCGCCTGGATGACGGCGGCCGACGGGAACCCGGCATCGTCGTCGGCTCGACGCTGCAGGTGCCGAGCGCCGGCCAGTACGAGCTGTACCTGGTCTACGACCTGTCGGACGCGCAGCAGACCCTCGACTTCGTCTCCCAGACACTGTCGATCGGCGGTGTGGCGCTCATCGTGCTCATCGCCTTGGTCACGTCGCTCGTCGTGCGGCTGGTGGTCGTGCCCATCCGCGGCGCCGCCGAGACGAGCCGCAAGATCGCGGCCGGGCGTCTGGACGAGCGCATCCCGGTGCGCGGGCAGGACGACGTCGCGACCCTGGCGCGCAGCTTCAACGGCATGGCGGACGCGGTCAGCCGACAGATCACCCAGCTCGCCGAGCTCTCCCGCGTCCAGCAGCGGTTCGTGTCCGACGTCTCGCACGAGCTCCGCACCCCCCTCACCACGATCCGGCTCGCCGGCGACGTGCTCTACGACGCGCGCCACGCCTTCGAGCCGGCGATCAGCCGGTCCGCCGAGCTCATGCACGACCAGATCGAGCGCTTCGAGCTGCTGCTGTCGGACCTGCTGGAGATCTCGCGCTACGACGCCCAGGCGGTCGAGCTCGAGACCGAGCTCGTCGTCCCGGCCGCGCTGACCACCGACATCGTCGACGAGTTCCGTCCGCTCGCCGAACGGGCCGGCGTGGAGCTGCGCCTGGCGACACCGGGCGGCCACACGACGATGCGACTCGACGCCCGCCGCATCCGCCGCATCCTCCGCAACCTGGTCGGCAACGCGATCGAGCACGGCGACGCCAAGCCCGTGCACGTCGTCGTCGACAGCGACGCCAGGACCGTGGCGATCGCCGTGCGCGACCACGGCGTCGGGATGCCCCCGGAGGACACCACCCGCGTGTTCGACCGGTTCTGGCGGGCCGACCCCAGCCGCAAGCGCACCATCGGCGGCACCGGGCTCGGCCTCGCGATCAGCCTGGGCGACGCCAAGCTCCACGGCGGCCGCATCGACGTCTGGTCCCGGCCCGGCGAAGGGTCGGCGTTCGTGCTGACCGTGCCGCGGCAGGGGCAGGAGCCGACGGCCACGTCCGCGATCCGGCTGCCCGAACTCGACGAGCCGTACGACGGCCCACGAGAGGACTCCTCCCGATGA
- a CDS encoding stage II sporulation protein M produces the protein MDLDAYAEVHRDGWQDLDRLAARRPATGEDVDRLVAGYQAAATDLARIRGAVPRSATGDRLSLTLHRARLRFTGTPADPLTVLTTFFGRQLPAALHRIRWVTIWVAVATVVVAAVSAVWISTTPGAVATFGTDAALRQYATQDFVDYYSDHGLGAFTAQVWTNNAYIAASMVAFGITGLFVPYSILQNALNLGVSASIMHSQGRLGDFFLYIAPHGQLELYSIFLAGGAGLMICWSWIAPGPRTRAQALAEDGRALVAVAIGLVLTLLLSGIVEGTVTRQDWPWPVKIGIGTVALAAVLYYQWVIGGRAVRAGERGDVEEFDRGASAIVAG, from the coding sequence ATGGACCTGGACGCCTACGCCGAGGTCCACCGTGACGGGTGGCAGGACCTCGACCGCCTCGCGGCACGTCGACCAGCCACTGGCGAGGACGTCGACCGGCTGGTCGCGGGGTACCAGGCCGCCGCGACCGACCTGGCACGCATCCGCGGCGCCGTCCCGCGTTCTGCCACGGGTGACCGGCTCTCGCTGACGCTGCACCGAGCCCGGCTCCGGTTCACCGGCACGCCGGCCGATCCGCTCACCGTGCTGACGACGTTCTTCGGCCGGCAGCTGCCCGCGGCGCTGCACCGCATCCGCTGGGTGACGATCTGGGTGGCCGTCGCGACCGTCGTCGTCGCCGCGGTCTCCGCGGTCTGGATCAGCACGACGCCCGGCGCGGTCGCGACCTTCGGCACGGACGCCGCGCTCCGGCAGTACGCCACCCAGGACTTCGTCGACTACTACTCCGACCACGGCCTGGGGGCGTTCACCGCACAGGTGTGGACGAACAACGCGTACATCGCCGCGAGCATGGTCGCGTTCGGCATCACGGGGCTGTTCGTCCCGTACTCGATCCTGCAGAACGCCCTCAACCTCGGGGTCTCGGCGTCGATCATGCACTCGCAGGGGCGCCTGGGCGACTTCTTCCTCTACATCGCCCCGCACGGCCAGCTCGAGCTGTACTCGATCTTCCTCGCCGGGGGCGCCGGGCTGATGATCTGCTGGTCCTGGATCGCCCCCGGCCCACGCACCCGTGCACAGGCCTTGGCCGAGGACGGCCGGGCGCTCGTCGCCGTTGCGATCGGCCTGGTGCTCACGCTGCTGCTCTCCGGCATCGTCGAGGGCACCGTCACGCGGCAGGACTGGCCCTGGCCGGTCAAGATCGGCATCGGCACCGTCGCCCTGGCCGCGGTCCTGTACTACCAGTGGGTCATCGGCGGTCGTGCGGTCCGGGCGGGTGAGCGCGGGGACGTCGAGGAGTTCGACCGCGGCGCCTCGGCCATCGTCGCCGGCTGA
- a CDS encoding MoxR family ATPase, with protein MTDLPTTATSPDTLRDAFGRVRSEVGKAVVGQEGAVSGMIVGLLAQGHVLLEGVPGVAKTLMVRSLAAAMALDTKRIQFTPDLMPGDVTGSLVYDASTGTFPFREGPVFTNVLLADEVNRTPPKTQSALLEAMEERQVSVDGTPKPLPDPFFVAATMNPIEFEGTYTLPEAQLDRFLMKLTLEIPPRDVEWQVLRRHADGFVPRDVRSAGITPVVGVDEVRAGQRAVRAVGARDDVLAYVVDLARATRAAPSVRVGVSPRGATALLAAAKAWAWLTGYDAVTPDHVQAMLLPVWRHRLRVAADAELEGVGADGVLQQVLEQVRVPI; from the coding sequence ATGACCGACCTGCCCACCACCGCGACGAGCCCCGACACGCTCCGCGACGCCTTCGGCCGGGTCCGCTCCGAGGTCGGCAAGGCCGTCGTCGGCCAGGAAGGAGCGGTGTCCGGCATGATCGTCGGGCTGCTCGCGCAGGGCCACGTCCTGCTCGAGGGCGTCCCCGGCGTCGCCAAGACCCTGATGGTCCGGAGCCTGGCGGCCGCGATGGCGCTCGACACCAAGCGCATCCAGTTCACACCGGACCTGATGCCCGGCGACGTCACCGGTTCGCTCGTGTACGACGCCTCGACGGGGACGTTCCCGTTCCGCGAGGGGCCCGTCTTCACCAACGTGCTGCTCGCCGACGAGGTGAACCGCACGCCGCCCAAGACCCAGTCGGCGCTGCTCGAGGCGATGGAGGAACGCCAGGTCAGCGTGGACGGCACCCCGAAGCCGCTGCCCGACCCGTTCTTCGTCGCGGCGACGATGAACCCCATCGAGTTCGAGGGCACCTACACGCTGCCCGAGGCCCAGCTCGACCGGTTCCTCATGAAGCTGACGCTCGAGATCCCGCCGCGCGACGTGGAGTGGCAGGTGCTCCGCCGGCACGCTGACGGCTTCGTGCCGCGTGACGTCCGCTCGGCCGGCATCACGCCCGTGGTCGGCGTCGACGAGGTGCGCGCCGGGCAGCGTGCGGTGCGTGCCGTCGGTGCACGCGACGACGTGCTCGCGTACGTGGTCGACCTGGCCCGGGCCACGCGTGCGGCACCGTCCGTCCGGGTCGGTGTCAGTCCGCGCGGTGCGACGGCACTGCTGGCGGCGGCCAAGGCGTGGGCGTGGTTGACCGGCTACGACGCCGTCACGCCCGACCACGTCCAGGCGATGCTGCTGCCCGTCTGGCGACACCGTCTGCGGGTGGCCGCGGACGCCGAGCTCGAGGGCGTCGGGGCCGACGGGGTCCTGCAGCAGGTGCTCGAGCAGGTCCGGGTGCCCATCTAG
- a CDS encoding DUF4129 domain-containing protein, translating into MTGVDPDQARRLLERELAKQDYSGAHVTWWDRASRSFLDWLGTIGPDGLGSEGFGRTVLVIAIVVLVAVVVLVVVARGLPRRRARLAASADGGVFDADDQRTAATLAAAARRAFDAGDHDQAVLEGYRAIARGLGERDLVPDVPGATARAIADRASTPFPGLADHLHVAAVTFDAVRYLGARADEPGARQVLETERTLRGTRPARVGGPAVPA; encoded by the coding sequence ATGACGGGCGTCGACCCGGACCAGGCGCGACGGTTGCTCGAGCGCGAGCTCGCGAAGCAGGACTACAGCGGCGCGCACGTGACCTGGTGGGACCGCGCGTCGCGCTCGTTCCTCGACTGGCTCGGCACGATCGGTCCGGACGGCCTGGGTTCCGAGGGGTTCGGGCGCACCGTGCTCGTCATCGCGATCGTGGTCCTGGTCGCGGTGGTGGTGCTCGTCGTCGTCGCACGCGGGCTCCCCCGTCGGCGAGCCAGGCTCGCGGCCTCGGCCGACGGCGGGGTCTTCGACGCCGACGACCAGCGCACGGCCGCCACGCTCGCCGCCGCAGCCCGACGGGCCTTCGACGCGGGCGACCACGACCAGGCCGTGCTCGAGGGCTACCGCGCGATCGCCAGGGGCCTCGGTGAACGCGACCTGGTGCCGGACGTCCCCGGCGCCACCGCCCGCGCGATCGCCGACCGCGCCAGCACGCCCTTCCCCGGGCTCGCGGACCACCTGCACGTCGCCGCGGTGACCTTCGACGCGGTCCGCTACCTGGGCGCCCGTGCCGACGAGCCCGGCGCACGGCAGGTCCTCGAGACCGAACGGACGCTCCGCGGGACCCGTCCGGCCCGGGTGGGCGGACCGGCGGTGCCCGCATGA
- a CDS encoding DUF4350 domain-containing protein has protein sequence MSTTTTPRRHRDADPTADPTAPAGSRREGRWTRTGLWVAIALIGVLLAALTAAVGGGDGPTDTPLDPTSTTASGSRALVRVLEQQGTAVSIVHDVDRLDTDAGTVFVDDSAGVLAPAVARRIARSAPDVVLVTTNPGVLEAFRTRATPATTVESADTVSTRGCAIPAASAARRVSTAGVSYTVRESDTLRCAPTGSGSDRTWGLVQTSTAAGVVTLVGTTGAFRNDTVTTAGNAALALGLLGGGDRLDWYVPTTGSADAAPSLGGLAPPWVPSALALLGAVAVAAAVWRGRRLGPLVVEQLPVVVRAAETTEGRARLYARTRDRTHTLDTLRIAAVRRTARLLGLPRSAHVDEVVRRAAAATGRTPGAVGAVLVGGPTADDRALVDGAAALDELERAVTRAVAGDAPRASPPTTPAPSDQPRQPTDPRPGGRP, from the coding sequence ATGAGCACCACGACCACGCCGCGCCGACACCGGGACGCCGACCCGACCGCGGACCCGACGGCTCCGGCCGGGTCACGGCGTGAGGGCCGCTGGACGCGGACCGGGCTCTGGGTCGCGATCGCGCTGATCGGCGTCCTGCTCGCGGCGCTGACCGCCGCGGTGGGCGGCGGGGACGGGCCGACCGACACGCCGCTCGACCCGACCTCCACGACGGCGAGCGGGTCCCGGGCGCTCGTCCGCGTCCTCGAGCAACAGGGCACCGCCGTCAGCATCGTGCACGACGTCGACCGCCTCGACACGGACGCCGGCACGGTCTTCGTCGACGACTCGGCCGGCGTCCTCGCCCCCGCGGTCGCCCGACGCATCGCGCGCTCGGCACCCGACGTGGTCCTGGTGACGACGAACCCGGGCGTGCTCGAGGCCTTCCGCACGCGGGCGACCCCGGCCACCACGGTCGAGTCCGCCGACACCGTGTCCACACGCGGCTGCGCCATCCCCGCGGCGAGCGCCGCCCGTCGCGTCTCGACCGCCGGGGTGAGCTACACCGTCCGTGAGTCCGACACCCTCCGCTGCGCCCCGACCGGCTCCGGCAGCGACCGGACCTGGGGGCTCGTGCAGACCTCGACCGCCGCGGGCGTCGTCACCCTCGTCGGCACCACGGGCGCCTTCCGGAACGACACCGTCACGACCGCGGGCAACGCCGCCCTGGCGCTCGGGCTGCTCGGCGGCGGCGACCGACTCGACTGGTACGTCCCAACGACGGGCAGCGCGGACGCCGCGCCGTCGCTCGGCGGCCTCGCGCCGCCGTGGGTGCCGAGCGCCCTCGCCCTGCTCGGGGCCGTCGCCGTGGCAGCCGCCGTGTGGCGTGGCCGACGGCTCGGCCCCCTCGTCGTCGAGCAGCTCCCCGTGGTGGTCCGCGCCGCCGAGACCACCGAGGGCCGCGCCCGCCTGTACGCCAGGACCCGCGACCGGACCCACACGCTGGACACCCTGCGGATCGCCGCGGTGCGTCGCACGGCACGCCTGCTCGGGCTGCCCCGGTCCGCGCACGTCGACGAGGTGGTGCGCCGCGCCGCCGCGGCCACCGGCCGCACGCCCGGTGCGGTGGGTGCCGTGCTCGTCGGTGGACCGACCGCCGACGACCGCGCACTCGTGGACGGAGCGGCCGCACTCGACGAACTCGAGCGCGCCGTGACGCGAGCCGTCGCCGGGGACGCACCACGGGCCTCCCCTCCGACCACCCCGGCACCCTCCGACCAGCCCCGCCAGCCGACCGACCCCCGACCAGGAGGACGACCATGA
- a CDS encoding glycerophosphoryl diester phosphodiesterase membrane domain-containing protein: MAGDEWRVPGASDGPDDRPGGPVQPPTQPASAGPAGAPPWPGQQGPQGPHGHQGWAGQQPPPPLPPGQRPVIPLRPLGLGDVLAGAFIVFRRNARVLVLWAVLLSGVLGLVSTLVTTFGQRTLQSRMLSAVDGGSDADSIIAGSATLYLVLAVAVPFLAYLGRGFLVAPVAVDTGQRVLGRRGTFRGLWSLLAGRRWSVVWWILLQLGAGVVVGGLFVLVGFGLLGAVTANDGNGVVGFVLGIIGMVLVFVVLLAFLTTRFAFTVPTIALEGRGVFSAAAQSWRLTRGAFWRTFGILLLVQVVFGFAASIAGLPLSLGATLVSGVFDPLGQTDSGSGASVGAVVALVVGSLLVIAVQCVTDVLSASVTTFLAIDRRIRTEALDQRIASHLETGQPGDPFAPADPVARPPWTAQQQWPQQQPGQQPWPQQQQQPWPPQHPGQPPAGQQPPRPPQWGPPRPGGHG, from the coding sequence ATGGCGGGCGACGAGTGGCGCGTACCCGGTGCGTCCGACGGGCCGGACGACCGACCGGGAGGCCCGGTGCAGCCCCCGACGCAGCCCGCATCCGCGGGACCCGCCGGGGCACCGCCGTGGCCGGGTCAGCAGGGACCGCAGGGACCGCACGGCCACCAGGGCTGGGCCGGCCAGCAGCCGCCGCCACCGCTCCCGCCCGGGCAGCGCCCGGTCATCCCGCTGCGACCGCTCGGACTCGGCGACGTCCTCGCGGGGGCGTTCATTGTCTTCCGTCGCAACGCCCGCGTGCTGGTCCTGTGGGCGGTGCTGCTCTCCGGCGTGCTCGGACTGGTGTCCACCCTGGTCACGACGTTCGGCCAGCGGACGCTGCAGTCCCGCATGCTCTCGGCCGTCGACGGCGGGTCCGACGCGGACAGCATCATCGCGGGCAGCGCGACGCTGTACCTCGTCCTCGCGGTCGCCGTGCCGTTCCTGGCGTACCTGGGCCGCGGCTTCCTGGTCGCGCCGGTCGCGGTCGACACCGGGCAGCGCGTGCTCGGACGCCGGGGCACCTTCCGCGGGCTGTGGTCCCTGCTGGCAGGACGCCGGTGGAGCGTCGTCTGGTGGATCCTGCTGCAGCTCGGCGCCGGGGTCGTCGTCGGCGGCCTGTTCGTCCTGGTCGGCTTCGGCCTGCTCGGTGCGGTGACGGCGAACGACGGCAACGGGGTCGTCGGTTTCGTGCTCGGCATCATCGGCATGGTCCTGGTGTTCGTCGTCCTGCTGGCGTTCCTGACGACGCGGTTCGCGTTCACGGTCCCGACCATCGCGCTCGAGGGCCGGGGCGTGTTCTCGGCCGCCGCCCAGTCGTGGCGGCTCACCCGCGGTGCGTTCTGGCGCACGTTCGGCATCCTGCTGCTCGTGCAGGTGGTGTTCGGCTTCGCGGCGAGCATCGCCGGTCTGCCGCTCTCCCTCGGCGCCACCCTGGTGTCCGGCGTCTTCGACCCGCTCGGCCAGACGGATTCCGGGTCGGGTGCGTCCGTCGGGGCGGTCGTCGCCCTGGTCGTCGGCAGCCTGCTCGTGATCGCCGTGCAGTGTGTCACTGACGTGCTGAGCGCGTCGGTGACGACGTTCCTGGCGATCGACCGCCGCATCCGCACCGAGGCCCTCGACCAGCGGATCGCCTCGCACCTCGAGACCGGGCAGCCGGGTGACCCGTTCGCCCCGGCCGATCCGGTCGCCCGGCCACCGTGGACCGCCCAGCAGCAGTGGCCGCAGCAGCAGCCGGGGCAACAGCCGTGGCCGCAGCAGCAGCAACAGCCGTGGCCGCCGCAGCACCCGGGGCAGCCGCCGGCCGGGCAGCAGCCGCCGCGGCCGCCGCAGTGGGGACCGCCCCGTCCCGGCGGCCACGGATGA